In the genome of Colletotrichum lupini chromosome 8, complete sequence, one region contains:
- a CDS encoding WD repeat domain-containing protein, producing MAAAAPPAAETSRQYVPLTCHGHSRPVPHVCFSGLEKGEQYYMISACKDGNPMLRDGVTGDWIGTFIGHKGAVWQARLSPDASNAATASADFTAKVWDTHSGEVLYTLQHNHIVRAVAYPPDNSELIATGGMEKKLRVFDLSDFAPDPNSPTGTPITVPASAGFEIGEGTHTGSIKFIAWTKDPNTIVTASDNTLRWFDLPTRNVIRQEVLDGEIKSCELVSLAPEHTSPGDIGGGLPVLAVAAGKWVYFWGGPQAMDELKRLELKHGVASVGLDLKGRKIIMGEEPGTWARVCRWDDAGEIETLKGHHGPIWSIAFSPDGKLYGTGSEDGTIKMWKNCDGFYGLWRGGAPTAERNVD from the exons ATGGCTGCCGCTGCCCCTCCCGCTGCCGAGACCTCGCGTCAATATGTTCCTCTGACCTGCCATGGTCACTCTCGACCTGTTCCTCACGTCTGCTTCTCTGGCCTTGAGAAGGGAGAGCAATACTACATGATCTCTGCTTGCAAGG ATGGAAATCCAATGTTGCGCGATGGTGTTACTGGCGATTG GATCGGAACCTTCATTGGCCACAAGGGTGCTGTCTGGCAGGCCAGATTGAGTCCTGATGCCTCCAACGCCGCAACCGCCTCTGCCGACTTCACCGC CAAGGTCTGGGACACTCATAGTGGAGAAGTCCTCTACACCCTTCAGCACAACCACATCGTCCGCGCCGTCGCTTACCCGCCTGACAACTCTGAGCTCATCGCCACAGGAGGCATGGAGAAGAAGCTTCGCGTCTTCGACCTCAGCGATTTCGCCCCCGATCCTAACTCTCCCACCGGTACGCCCATCACCGTGCCTGCCTCGGCCGGCTTTGAGATTGGCGAAGGCACCCATACTGGCTCCATCAAGTTCATTGCTTGGACCAAGGATCCTAACACGATCGTCACTGCGTCCGACAACACCCTAAGGTGGTTCGACCTGCCCACCCGTAACGTCATTCGTCAGGAGGTCCTCGACGGCGAAATCAAGTCCTGTGAGCTCGTCTCCCTGGCGCCCGAGCACACCTCGCCCGGTGATATTGGAGGCGGCCTTCCTGTCTTGGCTGTGGCCGCCGGCAAATGGGTATACTTTTGGGGAGGCCCGCAAGCGATGGACGAACTCAAGCGCTTGGAACTGAAGCATGGCGTTGCAAGCGTCGGTTTGGACCTCAAGGGTCGCAAGATTATCATGGGCGAAGAGCCGGGTACCTGGGCACGCGTCTGCCGCTGGGACGACGCTGGCGAGATCG AAACTCTCAAGGGGCACCATGGCCCCATCTGGTCCATCGCATTCTCCCCCGACGGCAAGCTGTACGGAACTGGCTCCGAGGACGGCACGATCAAGATGTGGAAGAATTGCGACGGTTTCTACGGTCTCTGGCGTGGCGGTGCCCCGACTGCTGAACGTAACGTGGACTAG